A single Ciona intestinalis chromosome 14, KH, whole genome shotgun sequence DNA region contains:
- the LOC100182422 gene encoding transmembrane protein 33 encodes MSESSTAGRQDAAEQEARDTGSIMNFMAARRIGTAMWVMRCYAIFLSIQYMFFCSAFDMGHYFQRAMLANGVVCALRLHQRVPQFRLTRVHFSMLLQEDSAHYLIYSLIFLTCHPITIALMPVAVFALLHASSFTRQMIDMHGSNSYPFARKLINHVAKHQATLFRFVALNEVLILPTVVAMLIMGRASVFAPFLYYKFVHYRYLSTRNPYSRVIFYELRMSAEVLSRNPNCPSILSSSLLKGITFVSKLAPPYQQQQPEQQQ; translated from the exons ATGTCAGAGTCAAGTACTGCAGGAAGGCAGGATGCTGCCGAACAAGAAGCAAGAGACACTGGCTCCATAATG AATTTCATGGCTGCAAGAAGAATTGGTACAGCTATGTGGGTGATGAGGTGTTACGCCATATTTCTCAGCATACAGTACATGTTCTTTTGCAG TGCATTCGATATGGGCCATTACTTTCAACGTGCCATGTTAGCAAATGGTGTAGTATGTGCGTTACGTCTTCACCAACGAGTTCCGCAATTCCGACTTACAAGAGTTCATTTCTCGATGCTTCTGCAAGAAGACAGCGCTCATTATCTCATTTATTCTCTCATCTTTCTCACCTGTCACCCAATAACAA TTGCCCTAATGCCCGTAGCTGTGTTTGCTCTCCTACATGCCTCTAGCTTCACTCGCCAAATGATTGACATGCATGGTTCTAACTCTTACCCATTCGCCCGTAAACTGATCAACCATGTAGCGAAACACCAAGCCACCTTGTTCAGATTTGTGGCACTAAATGAAGTCTTAATTTTGCCAACAGTTGTAGCCATGCTGATAAT ggGAAGAGCTTCAGTATTTGCaccatttttatattacaagtTTGTGCATTATCGTTACTTATCAACCAGAAACCCTTACTCAAG AGTCATCTTTTACGAATTAAGAATGTCAGCTGAAGTACTCAGCAGAAACCCCAACTGTCCATCTATATTGTCTTCATCCCTTCTGAAAGGAATCACTTTCGTTTCCAAGCTTGCTCCCCcatatcaacaacaacaaccagaGCAACAGCAATAG
- the LOC100184791 gene encoding uncharacterized protein LOC100184791, translated as MTENNLVNSLKLYKRAMKRWKEPSPMKKMSISGSGSSTNSLLISDNETTESSIEKTRDFSFGVGIAAASTPLCIFDDSEDWIPKKKAVVEDPPWLSPFNKLQKLPPKTYTPANKPKKTIILPAKSSLRTSSPQVGPVPKAKKALIENLDLSSITSSPDEGSLELKIYSTKGTINSEEIVASSLTSSPGLSPIKSPQAPSLIGTPPDQNPLLFKSVKKFFKDQNSTSEKSNSLSDGQILPDQNPLPTKSIKNSKDQNPVPKEPNSSSDDQTSLDDKDSLLCIPSPIPIKIKSSRPLKRKRTLYVAKDFLELF; from the coding sequence ATGACAGAAAACAACCTTGTAAATAGTTTAAAGTTGTATAAGCGGGCAATGAAAAGATGGAAAGAACCTTCTcctatgaaaaaaatgtctaTCTCTGGCAGTGGATCTTCTACTAACAGCTTGCTGATAAGTGACAATGAAACTACAGAGAGCTCAATTGAAAAAACAAGGGATTTTTCATTTGGTGTTGGTATAGCTGCAGCAAGTACTCCATTATGTATATTTGATGATTCAGAAGATTGGATCCCAAAGAAGAAAGCTGTTGTTGAGGATCCACCATGGTTGTCTCCTTTTAATAAACTGCAAAAACTACCCCCCAAAACTTACACTCCTGCAAATAAgcctaaaaaaacaattattcttCCAGCAAAATCATCCTTAAGAACCAGCAGTCCCCAAGTTGGCCCAGTTCCCAAAGCAAAAAAAGCTTTGATAGAAAATCTGGATTTATCTTCGATTACTAGCAGTCCTGATGAAGGTAGTTTGGAATTGAAGATATACAGCACAAAAGGGACCATTAACAGTGAAGAAATAGTTGCTAGCTCACTTACATCAAGTCCTGGTCTTTCTCCAATTAAAAGTCCACAAGCACCATCACTAATTGGCACTCCACCGGACCAGAACCCCCTTTTATTCAAATCAGTCAAAAAGTTCTTCAAAGATCAGAATTCAACATCAGAGAAGTCAAATTCTTTATCAGATGGTCAAATTTTACCGGACCAAAACCCTTTGCCTACCAAATCAATCAAAAACTCCAAAGATCAGAATCCAGTACCCAAGGAGCCAAATTCATCATCAGATGATCAAACTTCTTTGGATGACAAGGATTCTCTTCTCTGCATCCCTTCTCCGATTccaattaaaatcaaatcttCCCGACCCTTAAAGCGAAAACGTACACTATATGTAGCCAAAGACTTTCTTGAGCTTTTTTAA
- the LOC100187232 gene encoding RPA-interacting protein A-like, with the protein MSHPVTPDSVAKRKAMYKVGSPASGGAWKETYKRRCAERFHKSRSKLLDKYRNIVIDETTEEDSLETVMNQELQKMQEECLTPFTGPITFEDVVKTMEEIKQELLEWEAELIFQSENQQMKIEVENHEAIIENGENQVICPICCVNHLEVQINHLKCRCGVNINLRQDAITLSHVKQSLEEGVTSHFNNCHCKPSFKVKTKFLQTNLILTCLACDFMYIVV; encoded by the coding sequence ATGTCTCACCCTGTTACTCCAGATTCCGTCGCAAAACGTAAAGCAATGTACAAGGTTGGCTCTCCTGCATCCGGAGGCGCGTGGAAGGAGACATATAAGCGAAGATGTGCGGAAAGATTTCATAAGAGCAGGTCCAAACTACTTGACAAATACCGAAATATTGTAATTGACGAAACCACTGAAGAAGACTCCTTAGAAACTGTTATGAACCAGGAGCTTCAAAAGATGCAGGAAGAGTGTTTGACTCCTTTCACCGGACCTATAACATTTGAAGATGTCGTTAAAACAATGGAAGAAATTAAGCAGGAGCTTCTTGAATGGGAGGCTGAACTCATCTTTCAATCTGAGAATCAACAAATGAAAATTGAAGTTGAAAACCATGAAGCTATCATAGAAAACGGGGAGAACCAAGTCATTTGCCCTATATGTTGTGTAAATCACCTTGAAGTGCaaataaaccatttaaaaTGCAGATGTGGTGTAAACATCAACTTGCGACAAGATGCCATTACTCTTTCTCATGTTAAACAGAGCTTGGAGGAAGGCGTAACCTCTCACTTTAACAACTGTCACTGCAAGCCTTCATTCAAAGTCAAAACAAAGTTCCTCCAAACAAATCTGATTTTGACTTGTCTTGCATGTGATTTCATGTACATTGTGGTTTAG
- the LOC100187186 gene encoding meiotic nuclear division protein 1 homolog translates to MSKKRGLSLEEKRTRMLEIFTEKNEFFHLKEIEKLAPKLKGITPMSVKEVLQGLVDDDLVNCEKVGSSSYYWTFSSQALNDRLKKTKKLNDELQNFTKKLASTNRGLAEAEETRKDSKGREELLQELAKLEKEKANLQLEIAKYKECDPEVVNAITDETQIAKESANRWTDNMFNLKSWIKRKFPIDEAVINKQFEIPEELDYVE, encoded by the coding sequence ATGTCAAAAAAGCGTGGTTTGAGCCTTGAGGAAAAGCGCACAAGAATGTTGGAAATTTTCACTGAGAAAAACGAGTTTTTTCACTTAAAAGAGATAGAAAAACTTGCCCCAAAACTGAAAGGCATTACTCCGATGTCTGTAAAAGAAGTATTACAGGGTCTTGTCGATGATGATCTAGTAAACTGCGAAAAAGTAGGCTCCAGCAGTTACTACTGGACATTTTCTAGTCAAGCTCTTAACGACAGattaaaaaagacaaaaaagcTTAACGATGAACtgcaaaattttacaaaaaaattagctTCCACCAACAGAGGCCTTGCAGAAGCAGAAGAGACAAGAAAAGACTCCAAAGGCAGGGAAGAACTTCTGCAGGAACTTGCTAAACTTGAAAAAGAAAAGGCCAACCTCCAACTAGAGATCGCAAAATACAAAGAATGTGACCCTGAAGTGGTAAATGCCATCACAGATGAAACTCAAATCGCCAAAGAATCTGCAAACAGATGGACAGACAACATGTTTAATCTGAAATCTtggataaaaagaaaatttccaATTGATGAAGCAgttattaataaacaatttgAAATACCAGAGGAACTGGATTATGTTGAATAG